A stretch of Physeter macrocephalus isolate SW-GA chromosome 1, ASM283717v5, whole genome shotgun sequence DNA encodes these proteins:
- the COMMD2 gene encoding COMM domain-containing protein 2 isoform X1 has protein sequence MLLDLSEEHKEHLAFLPQVDSAVVAEFGRIAVEFLRRGSNPKIYEGAASKKGGGTALKTARRRKLSVSSDTVQHGVEGLIHLLTESSKLMISELDFQDSVFVLGFSEELNKLLLQLYLDNRKEIRTILSELAPDLPSYHSLEWRLDVQLASRSLRQQMKPSVTIKLHLNQNGDHNTQVLQTDPATLLHLVQQLEQALEEMKTNHCRRVVRNIK, from the exons ATGCTGCTGGACCTGTCGGAGGAGCACAAGGAGCACCTGGCCTTCCTGCCGCAAGTGGACAGCGCGG TGGTCGCTGAGTTTGGGCGAATTGCGGTGGAGTTCCTGAGGCGTGGCTCTAACCCCAAGATCTACGAAGGCGCTGCGAGTAAGAAGGGGGGAGGCACAGCGCTGAAAACTGCGCGGAGAA gAAAACTCAGCGTAAGTAGTGACACTGTCCAACATGGTGTGGAAGGATTAATACACCTCCTTACTGAAAGTTCAAAGCTCATG ATTTCTGAACTGGATTTCCAAGACTCAGTTTTTGTTCTTGGATTCTCTGAGGAATTGAACAAATTGTTGCTTCAGCTTTATCTGGACAACAGAAAAGAGATCAGAACTATCCTGAGTGAATTGGCACCAGACCTTCCCAGTTACCACAGCCTTGAATGGCGACTAGATGTACAG CTTGCAAGCAGAAGCCTCAGGCAACAGATGAAGCCATCAGTGACTATAAAGCTACACCTTAATCAGAACGGTGATCACAACACCCAAGTTCTGCAGACAGACCCAGCCACCCTGCTCCATTTGGTTCAGCAATTGGAACAAGCCTTGGAAGAGATGAAAACAAACCACTGTAGGAGAGTTGTGCGCAATATCAAGTAG
- the COMMD2 gene encoding COMM domain-containing protein 2 isoform X2, whose translation MLLDLSEEHKEHLAFLPQVDSAVVAEFGRIAVEFLRRGSNPKIYEGAARKLSVSSDTVQHGVEGLIHLLTESSKLMISELDFQDSVFVLGFSEELNKLLLQLYLDNRKEIRTILSELAPDLPSYHSLEWRLDVQLASRSLRQQMKPSVTIKLHLNQNGDHNTQVLQTDPATLLHLVQQLEQALEEMKTNHCRRVVRNIK comes from the exons ATGCTGCTGGACCTGTCGGAGGAGCACAAGGAGCACCTGGCCTTCCTGCCGCAAGTGGACAGCGCGG TGGTCGCTGAGTTTGGGCGAATTGCGGTGGAGTTCCTGAGGCGTGGCTCTAACCCCAAGATCTACGAAGGCGCTGCGA gAAAACTCAGCGTAAGTAGTGACACTGTCCAACATGGTGTGGAAGGATTAATACACCTCCTTACTGAAAGTTCAAAGCTCATG ATTTCTGAACTGGATTTCCAAGACTCAGTTTTTGTTCTTGGATTCTCTGAGGAATTGAACAAATTGTTGCTTCAGCTTTATCTGGACAACAGAAAAGAGATCAGAACTATCCTGAGTGAATTGGCACCAGACCTTCCCAGTTACCACAGCCTTGAATGGCGACTAGATGTACAG CTTGCAAGCAGAAGCCTCAGGCAACAGATGAAGCCATCAGTGACTATAAAGCTACACCTTAATCAGAACGGTGATCACAACACCCAAGTTCTGCAGACAGACCCAGCCACCCTGCTCCATTTGGTTCAGCAATTGGAACAAGCCTTGGAAGAGATGAAAACAAACCACTGTAGGAGAGTTGTGCGCAATATCAAGTAG